The genomic segment TTTGAAGGGGTTCCTGGAACCACCGCCGCCGCCACCGACCGGCGGCGGGGTGGGCGCGCCCGCGTACTGCGACTGCGGGTAGCCGTAACCGGCCTGCGACGCCGGGTTGTACGGGCCGGGCTGCGCGTAGGGGCCGGGCTGCTGCGGCTGGCCGTACGGGCCGGGCTGCGTGTACGGCCCCGGCTGCGCGGGCGACTGCTGCTGGGGATAGCCGTAGCCGGGGGCCGGCGCGGGCGGGCCCTGCGGCGGCGGGGTCTGCGGGTAGCCGTACGGCTGTTGCGGCGGTTGCGGCTGTGACTGCGGTGGCGGATTCTGTGGTGCTCCGTAGCCGCCCTGCGGTGGCTGATCGGGTGGCTGAACCATCAGCGCTTTCCCCCTGTTCGCTGCTTTCGAGCCACCCGTGGTCACGCGTGGTGTCGCTTCTCAGACTGTGAAGGCTCTTCTCAGACGGCTCTTTCTATCACTGCGACGCTCCCCCGCACGGGGCCGGTCGCTCCCCTGTTCCCAAGGGAGAACCGGCCCGTGATGCCCTCGTTACGCTCCTTCACGCCCCCTTCACGGGACGTGCGTGCCGTGCGCGATAAGCATTTTGAAGGCGGGGGGACCGATGAGCACCGGCCGGGAGCCGCGCCCTTGAGGGGCGCGGGGAACTGCGCGATCAGCCACGGACAACCCGCACCCGGCATCGAACATCAGCCCCAACGGCGAGTAGCCGCCCGGCTCTACCGCTACGCGTCCTCGGCAAGTTCCAGCCAGCGCATCTCCAGCTCTTCCTTCTCCCCGTGCAACGCCCTCAACTCGGCGTCCAGTTCCCCCACCTTCGCGAAGTCCGTCGCGTTCTCGGCGATCCGCGCGTGCAACTTCGCCTCCTTCTCGGTGACCTTGTCCAACTGCCGCTCGATCTTCTGGAGTTCCTTCTTCGCGGCACGGGAGTCGGCGGCGGAGACGGCCTTCTCCGAGGCGGCCTTCACGGCGACGGGCGAGGCCGCGGCGGCGGCCTCCTCCATCTGGTGACGCCGCTCGATGTACTCGTCGATCCCGCGCGGCAGCATCCGCAGCGCCGCGTCGCCGAGCAGCGCGAACACCTTGTCGGTCGTGCGCTCGACGAAGAACCGGTCGTGGGAGATCACGACCATCGAGCCGGGCCACCCGTCGAGGAGGTCCTCCAACTGCGTGAGCGTCTCGATGTCGAGGTCGTTCGTCGGCTCGTCGAGGAAGAGGACGTTGGGCTCGTCCATCAGCAGCCGCAGAATCTGGAGCCGCCGCCGCTCACCACCGCTGAGGTCGCCCACCGGCGTCCACTGCTTCTCCTTGTTGAACCCGAAGGTCTCGCAGAGCTGCCCCGCCGTCATCTCGCGCCCCTTGCCGAGGTCGACGCGGTCGCGGATCTGCTGCACGGCCTGGAGCACCCGCAGGTTCGGGTCGAGCTCGGCGACCTCCTGGGACAGGTACGCGAGCTTGACCGTCTTGCCGGTGACGACCCGCCCGGCGGCCGGCTGCTTCTCCCCCTCGCTGCGCGCGGCGTCCGCCATGGCCCGCAGCAGGGAGGTCTTGCCGGCGCCGTTGACACCGACGAGGCCGACCCGGTCGCCCGGCCCGAGCTGCCACGTCAGATGCTTCAGCAGCACCTTCGGCCCGGCCTGCACGGTGACGTCCTTCAGGTCGAACACGGTCCTGCCCAGCCGGGACGACGCGAACTTCATCAGCTCGCTGGTGTCCCGCGGCGGCGGTACGTCCGCGATCAGCTCGTTCGCCGCCTCGACCCGGAACCGGGGCTTCGACGTACGGGCCGGGGCCCCGCGCCGCA from the Streptomyces sp. NBC_00310 genome contains:
- a CDS encoding ABC-F family ATP-binding cassette domain-containing protein is translated as MAVNLVNVENVSKVYGTRALLDGVSLGVSEGDRIGVVGRNGDGKTTLIRMLAKLEEADTGRVTHSGGLHAGVLTQHDSLDPTATVRHEVIRDLADHEWAGNAKIRDVLTGLFGGLDLPGFPQGLDTVIGPLSGGERRRIALAKLLIEEQDLIVLDEPTNHLDVEGISWLAGHLRERRSALVCVTHDRWFLDQVCTRMWDVQKGSVFEYEGGYSDYVFARAERERIAATEETKRQNLVRKELAWLRRGAPARTSKPRFRVEAANELIADVPPPRDTSELMKFASSRLGRTVFDLKDVTVQAGPKVLLKHLTWQLGPGDRVGLVGVNGAGKTSLLRAMADAARSEGEKQPAAGRVVTGKTVKLAYLSQEVAELDPNLRVLQAVQQIRDRVDLGKGREMTAGQLCETFGFNKEKQWTPVGDLSGGERRRLQILRLLMDEPNVLFLDEPTNDLDIETLTQLEDLLDGWPGSMVVISHDRFFVERTTDKVFALLGDAALRMLPRGIDEYIERRHQMEEAAAAASPVAVKAASEKAVSAADSRAAKKELQKIERQLDKVTEKEAKLHARIAENATDFAKVGELDAELRALHGEKEELEMRWLELAEDA